From the genome of Halorussus caseinilyticus, one region includes:
- a CDS encoding N-6 DNA methylase, with translation MKEADVHFEFYRHLQNAIEEKPSRGNITYSKVSPEHARNINGRADIVVFNHDDDPIFVIEAKRPGGGRDIDPFAPTVIRQAFAYAGSLGAPFFCTYNGNRLVIFDAFTQGVPLLQRSTKSYEISDPKEFANTLLDEISRLHSGDENWDSLDAFFIERIRALHGFIAPELEKTVKSELKNDDAFRESFFEWTDKQNIDWEESSTSLKEEIIAEFSEQSAYLLINKILFYKMLEQSTAYHSEINPLDVRRSYLREDLNEHFETVVDNIDFEAVYEHDDVYSEIPLGRVEERVRDFILELEERDLTGFNSDVIGRIYEQVIPIDRRREYGEYYTPPAVTDLITRLTINSGSDDILDPACGSGGFLISAYDRLKSQLAEPAGSHERILNQIYGVETNRFPAHLSAINLAIQDLDSYTEDVNIKIRNFFDVKGYTEFGGESAGTSGTEKEDAYTDDQLGGFDAIIGNPPYIRQEMISDKDTVREHLENGDVDAGYLSKRSDIYSYFVTHATEFLADGGKLSYITSDRWLDTNYGADLQQFMLEQYCIDAVIRFDRQAFDDALVGSTIFVLTKEPNSELRDENVTKFLRVRRGMDVEEIAGLVEEEWDANQLVKNEQYRLVTQPQHALKNQDKWNRYFIAPTLYFELEKTPNTTRLGEVADLSYGIKSGANKFFIGRTEEMNDLGLEPYTRPLLKASGQVRQVSFEGEQAKEWVILDIHDLVEKARKESDNFMNDDPAERVKNWFEENGYELLHEYIVWGEQQGYDTNATCERRDIWYDLGEMDVAPMLIPRFAWRENVVLWNTEDGVGTTQFYNIEPNSTADYRLLCACLNSRLAWLSREIEGRQAGGQGMTRSEVKVYEANSILLPKISEISQSKRDAILDAFEELLKAEKELGGETDSEKLEAERDVLDKAVMTAIGFEGRVKELKRAVEALVELREREAGDETEVLVEDTTSETEVIDLAGVSEMHESTTLEDF, from the coding sequence ATGAAAGAAGCAGATGTTCACTTCGAATTTTATCGACATCTTCAAAACGCAATTGAAGAGAAACCCAGTAGAGGGAACATCACGTATTCTAAAGTTAGTCCTGAACACGCTCGTAACATCAATGGACGTGCAGACATCGTGGTATTTAACCACGATGATGACCCCATTTTCGTAATTGAAGCAAAACGACCCGGTGGTGGTCGAGACATCGACCCATTCGCACCAACGGTCATCCGCCAAGCATTCGCTTACGCAGGTAGCCTCGGGGCACCCTTCTTTTGCACTTACAACGGTAATCGACTCGTCATCTTCGACGCTTTCACGCAGGGCGTTCCTCTTCTCCAGCGAAGCACTAAATCGTATGAAATTAGCGACCCGAAAGAGTTCGCCAACACCCTTCTTGACGAAATTAGCCGATTGCATAGCGGTGACGAAAACTGGGACTCGCTGGACGCCTTCTTTATTGAACGGATTCGGGCCTTACATGGATTCATCGCGCCTGAACTCGAGAAAACTGTCAAGAGCGAACTCAAGAACGATGATGCATTCCGCGAATCGTTCTTCGAGTGGACTGATAAACAAAACATAGATTGGGAAGAATCTTCGACTTCCCTCAAAGAAGAAATCATCGCCGAATTTAGCGAACAATCCGCTTACCTTCTTATCAACAAAATTCTCTTTTACAAGATGTTAGAACAAAGCACGGCATATCATAGTGAAATTAACCCGCTTGACGTTCGTCGTTCGTATCTCCGTGAAGACCTAAACGAACACTTCGAGACCGTTGTTGACAATATCGACTTCGAAGCAGTCTACGAACACGATGACGTTTATAGCGAAATCCCACTTGGCCGTGTCGAAGAGCGAGTCCGAGATTTCATTCTCGAGCTCGAAGAACGGGACCTCACAGGGTTCAATTCCGACGTAATCGGTCGTATCTACGAACAGGTGATTCCGATTGACCGTCGTCGAGAATACGGCGAGTATTATACACCACCTGCAGTCACTGACCTCATTACTCGCCTCACTATCAATTCTGGCTCGGATGACATACTCGACCCAGCATGTGGGTCCGGTGGATTCCTTATCTCTGCCTACGACCGACTTAAGTCCCAACTCGCCGAACCAGCGGGAAGCCACGAACGCATCCTCAATCAAATCTACGGCGTAGAAACCAACCGCTTTCCCGCCCATCTCTCTGCTATCAATCTTGCAATTCAAGACCTCGATTCCTACACTGAAGACGTTAACATCAAGATACGGAACTTCTTCGACGTGAAAGGTTACACCGAGTTTGGTGGGGAATCAGCAGGAACGAGTGGTACCGAAAAGGAGGATGCGTACACCGACGACCAACTCGGAGGATTTGACGCGATTATCGGCAACCCGCCATACATAAGACAGGAGATGATTTCTGACAAAGATACGGTCAGAGAGCATCTCGAAAACGGTGATGTTGATGCGGGATACCTTTCGAAGCGTTCCGACATTTACTCTTACTTCGTCACACACGCAACTGAGTTCCTCGCAGATGGTGGGAAGCTGAGTTATATTACGTCTGACCGTTGGCTTGACACCAACTACGGAGCGGACCTACAACAGTTCATGCTTGAACAGTACTGTATAGATGCCGTCATCCGATTTGACCGGCAAGCGTTTGACGATGCACTCGTTGGTTCTACGATTTTCGTTCTTACTAAGGAACCCAATTCGGAACTCCGTGACGAGAACGTTACCAAGTTCCTTCGTGTTCGGCGTGGGATGGATGTCGAAGAAATTGCAGGTCTCGTAGAAGAAGAGTGGGACGCGAATCAGTTGGTAAAGAACGAACAGTATCGCTTAGTGACACAGCCACAACACGCACTTAAAAACCAAGATAAGTGGAACCGGTATTTCATCGCCCCCACACTTTACTTCGAACTGGAAAAGACTCCCAATACAACCCGACTCGGGGAAGTCGCAGACCTCAGTTACGGTATCAAAAGCGGTGCTAACAAGTTCTTTATCGGCCGGACCGAAGAGATGAACGACCTCGGTCTCGAACCGTACACCCGCCCACTACTGAAAGCGAGCGGACAGGTTCGACAAGTTTCGTTCGAAGGTGAACAGGCCAAAGAGTGGGTGATTCTCGACATTCACGACCTCGTTGAGAAAGCCCGGAAGGAGTCGGACAACTTTATGAACGACGACCCGGCAGAGCGAGTAAAGAACTGGTTCGAAGAAAACGGCTATGAGTTACTTCACGAGTACATCGTGTGGGGTGAGCAACAAGGGTACGATACGAACGCAACTTGCGAACGACGAGACATTTGGTACGACCTCGGTGAGATGGATGTCGCGCCGATGCTCATCCCTCGATTTGCGTGGCGAGAAAACGTCGTTCTCTGGAACACTGAAGATGGTGTCGGTACGACCCAGTTCTACAATATCGAACCGAACAGCACAGCAGATTATCGCTTGCTATGTGCGTGCTTGAATTCCCGTCTTGCGTGGCTCTCACGGGAAATCGAAGGAAGGCAAGCAGGTGGGCAAGGAATGACTCGCTCAGAAGTCAAAGTATACGAGGCCAACTCGATTCTACTCCCAAAAATATCTGAAATTAGTCAAAGTAAGCGAGACGCAATTCTCGATGCCTTCGAGGAACTACTAAAGGCCGAGAAAGAACTCGGCGGAGAGACTGATTCAGAAAAGCTCGAAGCAGAACGGGATGTACTAGATAAAGCGGTCATGACCGCAATTGGGTTCGAAGGA
- a CDS encoding enoyl-CoA hydratase/isomerase family protein encodes MDISDDDGIRTVTFDRPEVMNAFTPEIAAELADVFAETDADDHDAIVLTGEGPAFSAGGDIESMADREESPDEAYDRVTETFGRLVEEALAADVPIVAKVNGDAVGAGLAVTAVSDFAYAVEDATFSCAFVRVGLIPDTGGSFLLPRIVGLRTAKRLAFTGEFFGAAEAAEMGLVNEVVAADELDATVEDLLETLRKRPTKTIGLTKRAIHENMGRGWREAQDYENVVQSQAYATDEHAEGVSAFLEGRDPEFE; translated from the coding sequence ATGGACATCTCAGACGACGACGGTATCCGAACCGTCACGTTCGACCGCCCCGAGGTGATGAACGCGTTCACGCCCGAAATCGCCGCGGAGTTGGCAGACGTGTTCGCCGAGACCGACGCCGACGACCACGACGCCATCGTCCTGACCGGCGAGGGTCCGGCGTTCAGCGCGGGCGGAGACATCGAGTCGATGGCCGACCGAGAGGAGTCGCCCGACGAGGCCTACGACCGCGTCACCGAGACGTTCGGCCGACTCGTGGAGGAGGCCCTCGCCGCCGACGTGCCCATCGTCGCCAAGGTCAACGGGGACGCCGTGGGCGCGGGACTCGCAGTCACCGCGGTCAGCGACTTCGCCTACGCCGTCGAGGACGCGACGTTCAGTTGCGCGTTCGTCCGCGTCGGACTCATCCCCGACACCGGCGGGAGCTTCCTGCTCCCCCGAATCGTCGGACTCCGGACTGCCAAGCGACTCGCCTTCACCGGGGAGTTCTTCGGGGCGGCCGAGGCCGCCGAGATGGGACTGGTCAACGAAGTCGTGGCCGCCGACGAACTCGACGCCACCGTCGAAGACCTGCTGGAGACCCTCCGGAAGCGACCGACGAAGACCATCGGTCTCACCAAGCGCGCCATCCACGAGAACATGGGTCGCGGTTGGCGGGAGGCCCAAGACTACGAGAACGTCGTCCAGTCGCAGGCCTACGCCACCGACGAACACGCCGAAGGCGTCTCGGCGTTCTTGGAGGGCCGAGACCCCGAGTTCGAGTAG
- a CDS encoding Hsp20/alpha crystallin family protein, with translation MSRKRRPSDTRPRPTIDVDVADRGDDYVVTADLPGIRKQDVDVRVKKSRVQILVDPEGESETGGAFARRAREHGPITRIVRLPERVDEKRTDAEYLNGQLRITLRKRQRRRSVEVE, from the coding sequence ATGTCACGCAAGCGACGACCGAGCGACACGCGACCGAGACCGACCATCGACGTGGACGTGGCCGACCGGGGCGACGACTACGTCGTGACCGCCGACCTGCCGGGGATTCGCAAGCAGGACGTTGACGTGCGCGTCAAGAAGAGCCGAGTCCAGATACTCGTGGACCCGGAAGGCGAGAGCGAAACCGGAGGCGCGTTCGCGCGCCGGGCCAGAGAACACGGCCCAATCACCAGAATCGTCCGCCTGCCCGAGCGAGTCGACGAGAAGCGGACCGACGCGGAGTATTTAAACGGCCAGCTCCGAATCACGCTCCGCAAGCGCCAGCGCCGCCGTTCGGTCGAGGTGGAGTGA
- a CDS encoding amidohydrolase family protein, producing the protein MPKLDVVADHPDDNPIIDTHCHQPTEEFLHDAGGLMMEDAAEKFGTSIETDTYDSLIEEYHEVGIGKTVLLGWDAETNTGNPPVPNDYVAEVRDEYDDFFVGFASVDPLKDDCVQEAERAVKDLDLSGFKFQQIAQGFDPSDPEHEELFATIEDLGVPVVFHGGNSTLGAGAPGGRGLKIKHGNPMLIDDVAAEHPDLQILIAHPAFPWEKEQLAICQQKGNVYMDLSGWMPRYIDDQVLHYAKSLLKDKVMFGTDYPMIEPAPWLDQFEELDFPEEVQRKILWENAESFLGL; encoded by the coding sequence ATGCCCAAACTCGACGTAGTAGCCGACCATCCCGACGACAACCCCATCATCGACACTCACTGCCACCAACCCACCGAGGAGTTCCTCCACGACGCGGGCGGACTCATGATGGAGGACGCCGCCGAGAAGTTCGGCACCTCTATCGAGACCGACACTTACGACTCGCTCATCGAGGAGTACCACGAGGTCGGTATCGGGAAGACCGTTCTCTTGGGGTGGGACGCCGAGACCAACACCGGCAACCCGCCGGTGCCCAACGACTACGTGGCGGAGGTCCGCGACGAGTACGACGACTTCTTCGTCGGGTTCGCCAGCGTGGACCCCCTCAAGGACGACTGCGTGCAGGAGGCCGAACGCGCCGTGAAGGACCTCGACCTCTCGGGGTTCAAGTTCCAGCAAATCGCGCAGGGCTTCGACCCGAGCGACCCCGAACACGAGGAGCTATTTGCGACCATCGAGGACCTCGGCGTCCCCGTCGTCTTCCACGGCGGCAACTCCACGCTCGGGGCGGGCGCACCGGGCGGGCGCGGACTCAAAATCAAGCACGGCAACCCGATGCTGATAGACGACGTGGCCGCCGAACACCCCGACCTCCAGATTCTCATCGCCCATCCCGCCTTCCCGTGGGAGAAAGAGCAACTCGCCATCTGCCAGCAGAAGGGCAACGTCTACATGGACCTCTCGGGGTGGATGCCCCGGTACATCGACGACCAAGTTCTCCACTACGCGAAGAGTCTTCTGAAGGACAAGGTGATGTTCGGTACCGACTACCCGATGATAGAACCCGCGCCGTGGCTAGACCAGTTCGAGGAACTCGACTTCCCCGAGGAAGTCCAGCGGAAGATTCTCTGGGAGAACGCCGAATCCTTCCTCGGACTGTGA
- a CDS encoding methylated-DNA--[protein]-cysteine S-methyltransferase — MNVELFGRTVELDERYVAAPEGELREQLAEFAAGDRRNFELSVRLPDDFAGDVMAEMRAIPYGETRTYGQLADALDTAPVAVGQACGRNPVPLVVPCHRVVGADSLGGYSAGDGLALKRRLLELEAGHPTETDS, encoded by the coding sequence ATGAACGTCGAACTGTTCGGTCGGACCGTCGAACTCGACGAACGCTACGTCGCGGCCCCGGAGGGCGAACTCCGCGAGCAACTCGCGGAGTTCGCCGCGGGCGACCGCCGAAACTTCGAACTCTCGGTTCGCCTGCCCGACGACTTCGCGGGCGACGTGATGGCCGAGATGCGCGCGATTCCCTACGGCGAGACCCGGACCTACGGCCAACTCGCCGACGCACTCGACACCGCGCCCGTCGCGGTGGGGCAGGCCTGCGGGCGGAACCCGGTTCCGCTGGTCGTGCCCTGCCACCGCGTCGTCGGGGCGGACTCGCTCGGCGGGTACTCGGCGGGCGACGGACTCGCGCTGAAACGCCGACTGCTCGAACTCGAAGCGGGACACCCGACCGAAACGGATTCGTAA